From the Paenibacillus sp. FSL H8-0548 genome, one window contains:
- a CDS encoding ArsR family transcriptional regulator, protein MIIEVNRSNLKFLECFSSDTRINIIELLNTRPMNIKDLAEALSISSAIVTKHIQKLEEASIVTTESIPSTRGRQKLCHLTLESATLQFRAKQEPNQNRYAVSIPIGQYSAYEVRPTCGLTSDTQIIGIVDDPRYFSDPAHVKASHLWFGSGFIEYRIPNYLVGKQSAQSISISLEICSEAPHYNENWPSDLSFSINDVCLGIWTCPGDFGAVRGVYTPAWWDLGTQHGLLKQITIDSEGSYIDGIRMSDRTIKELSIGYGDDIRFRISAPETATHSGGLSMFGKQFGNYDQDIQVYVAY, encoded by the coding sequence ATGATTATTGAGGTTAATAGAAGCAACTTGAAATTTCTGGAGTGTTTTTCATCCGATACGAGAATTAACATCATTGAGCTATTAAATACTCGTCCGATGAATATAAAAGATTTAGCTGAAGCGTTAAGCATTTCATCCGCAATTGTGACCAAGCACATACAGAAGCTGGAGGAGGCTTCTATTGTCACGACTGAGAGCATACCAAGCACGCGAGGCAGGCAGAAATTATGTCATCTCACACTTGAATCGGCCACCTTGCAGTTCCGCGCCAAGCAAGAGCCAAATCAAAATCGTTATGCTGTATCCATTCCAATCGGACAATATTCTGCCTACGAGGTAAGGCCGACTTGCGGATTGACCTCCGATACGCAAATTATCGGCATCGTCGACGATCCACGCTATTTTTCCGATCCAGCGCATGTAAAGGCCAGCCACCTATGGTTTGGCAGCGGCTTTATTGAATATCGTATCCCTAACTATTTGGTTGGGAAGCAGAGCGCTCAGAGCATCTCTATTTCTCTTGAAATCTGCTCCGAGGCTCCTCACTATAATGAAAATTGGCCCTCCGATCTCTCCTTCTCTATTAACGACGTATGCCTTGGCATATGGACCTGTCCTGGAGATTTCGGAGCTGTTAGAGGCGTTTATACGCCTGCATGGTGGGACCTTGGCACGCAGCACGGCTTACTCAAGCAAATAACGATTGATTCAGAAGGCTCCTATATTGACGGTATACGAATGTCGGATCGCACGATTAAGGAGCTTTCCATCGGCTATGGCGACGATATCAGATTTCGAATCAGTGCACCCGAAACAGCCACGCATAGCGGCGGTCTAAGCATGTTCGGCAAGCAGTTCGGCAACTACGACCAGGATATTCAGGTTTACGTCGCTTATTGA
- the yicI gene encoding alpha-xylosidase produces MKFTDGNWLIRDEYKVLGAVQVHDFEQNAGKLTAYASPQPIVTRSNMLDTMLLTVHFHSPLPGIIGVKLVHHAGVAERGPAFELSSQTGDHVVIEENDNEAVLTSGNLSVHIRKGPVWAVDFYRGGERITGSTQKSMAYITEDNGNTFMREELDVGVGEWVYGLGERFTSFVRNGQVVDLWNKDGGTSSEQSYKNIPFYITNKGYGVFVNHPELVSFEITSEKVKKAQFSVAGESLEYFIIDGPSMKEVLNRYTDLTGKPSLPPAWTFGLWLTTSFTTNYDEATVNSFVDGMAERDLPLHVFHFDCFWMREFHWTDFKWDERVFPDPVGMLARLKEKGLKICVWINPYIAQRSRLFEEGKQNGYLVKKPNGDVWQWDLWQPGMALVDFTNPAACEWYAGYLRELVDMGVDSFKTDFGERIPTDVAYFDGSDPMKMHNYYTQLYNKVVFEVLEEKLGKNEAALFARSATAGGQKFPVHWGGDCYADYESMAESLRGGLSLGISGFGFWSHDIGGFENTAPDHVFKRWLAFGLLSSHSRLHGSKSYRVPWAYDTEAVDVTRFFTKLKCRIMPYLFNTAVQATELGLPSMRAMVLEFPEDPTTEVLDRQYMLGDSLLVAPIFNEQGNVTYYLPAGKWTHLLTGEIVEGGSWRKEKYDFFSLPLFVRPNSIIALGANDVRPDYDYADGVSLELHNLEDGKTAETIVRDVKGATELTVSASRLGGAISVKVEGASKPFSFAIKGLGSIASIEGIQAEVDGNVVKINPSSKLAAFTINI; encoded by the coding sequence ATGAAATTTACAGACGGCAACTGGCTCATTCGTGATGAATACAAAGTATTAGGAGCAGTACAGGTTCATGATTTTGAACAAAATGCCGGCAAGCTGACGGCTTACGCTTCCCCGCAGCCGATTGTTACCCGTTCCAATATGTTGGATACGATGCTGCTAACGGTTCATTTTCATTCTCCATTGCCTGGCATTATCGGAGTTAAGCTTGTACATCACGCTGGCGTTGCAGAGCGCGGCCCGGCATTTGAGCTATCCTCGCAAACGGGCGACCATGTTGTAATTGAAGAAAATGATAATGAAGCTGTTCTAACAAGCGGTAATTTGAGCGTCCATATCCGCAAAGGTCCGGTATGGGCAGTTGATTTCTATCGCGGCGGCGAGCGCATTACAGGCAGTACACAAAAATCAATGGCTTACATTACAGAGGACAACGGCAATACTTTCATGCGCGAGGAGCTGGATGTTGGTGTTGGCGAGTGGGTTTATGGACTTGGCGAGCGCTTTACATCATTCGTGAGAAACGGACAAGTCGTTGATCTATGGAACAAAGACGGCGGAACAAGCTCCGAGCAATCCTATAAAAATATCCCTTTTTACATTACAAACAAGGGCTACGGCGTATTCGTCAATCATCCTGAGCTTGTATCATTCGAAATCACTTCAGAAAAAGTGAAAAAAGCTCAATTCAGCGTAGCTGGAGAATCGCTCGAATATTTCATTATTGACGGTCCAAGCATGAAGGAAGTGCTCAACCGCTATACGGATCTTACAGGCAAGCCTTCCTTGCCTCCAGCATGGACATTTGGGCTATGGCTGACAACATCATTCACAACTAATTATGATGAAGCAACCGTGAACTCTTTTGTTGACGGAATGGCAGAGCGCGACTTGCCGCTGCATGTATTCCACTTTGATTGTTTCTGGATGCGTGAGTTCCATTGGACGGATTTCAAATGGGATGAGCGTGTATTCCCGGACCCAGTGGGCATGCTTGCACGTTTGAAGGAAAAAGGGCTGAAGATTTGTGTATGGATCAATCCGTACATCGCTCAGCGCTCACGCTTGTTCGAAGAAGGCAAGCAAAACGGTTATTTAGTGAAGAAGCCTAACGGAGATGTATGGCAATGGGATTTGTGGCAGCCAGGCATGGCGCTTGTCGATTTCACCAACCCAGCGGCATGCGAATGGTATGCAGGCTACCTGCGTGAGCTTGTAGATATGGGCGTAGACAGCTTCAAAACAGATTTCGGCGAGCGAATTCCTACAGACGTTGCTTACTTCGATGGCTCTGACCCGATGAAAATGCATAACTATTACACACAGCTTTATAATAAAGTCGTATTTGAAGTGCTTGAAGAAAAGCTAGGCAAAAACGAAGCGGCTCTGTTCGCGCGTTCAGCTACTGCCGGCGGTCAAAAGTTCCCAGTTCACTGGGGCGGCGATTGTTATGCGGATTATGAGTCAATGGCTGAGAGCCTTCGCGGCGGCTTGTCGCTCGGTATTTCTGGCTTTGGCTTCTGGAGCCATGACATTGGCGGCTTTGAAAACACAGCCCCTGATCATGTATTCAAACGCTGGCTGGCATTTGGCTTGCTTTCTAGCCACAGCCGTCTGCACGGAAGCAAATCGTACCGGGTGCCTTGGGCATATGATACCGAGGCAGTTGACGTTACGCGTTTCTTTACGAAGCTGAAATGCCGCATTATGCCTTACTTGTTCAATACAGCTGTTCAAGCAACTGAGCTTGGTTTGCCTTCGATGCGTGCGATGGTGCTTGAATTCCCTGAGGATCCGACGACTGAGGTTCTTGATCGTCAATATATGCTCGGCGACTCCTTGCTGGTAGCTCCAATCTTCAATGAGCAGGGCAATGTGACTTATTATTTGCCGGCTGGCAAATGGACTCACCTGCTCACTGGTGAAATTGTAGAGGGCGGCTCATGGCGCAAAGAGAAATATGATTTCTTCAGTTTGCCATTATTCGTACGTCCGAACTCCATTATTGCGCTTGGAGCAAATGATGTTCGCCCTGATTATGACTATGCAGATGGTGTATCGCTTGAGCTTCACAATCTGGAGGATGGCAAAACGGCGGAAACGATCGTTCGTGATGTTAAAGGAGCAACCGAGCTTACTGTATCAGCAAGCCGTCTAGGCGGAGCTATTTCAGTTAAAGTCGAAGGTGCGAGCAAACCATTCTCGTTTGCCATTAAAGGTCTAGGCAGCATTGCTTCAATCGAAGGCATTCAGGCAGAGGTTGACGGCAATGTAGTGAAAATTAACCCAAGCTCGAAGCTGGCGGCATTTACCATTAATATCTAA
- a CDS encoding sensor histidine kinase: MIGWFKNQELARKLILINFILIVLPLSIMGYFAFTRFAATLEQKVGDYQLQTLKQLTLNIDTYMAELDRLTLMPYQYEQIIAFLESKRMIGQALTLEEIKQLNSFVSQVFLNGRIDIVGVSLFGESGASYVVLPESQYVTNYRLDENAEWLKNEQVSNGQSTFIATHNIQSTSGTIYPVFSIARELRSFDTGKKLGYIVIDVDPSVIHKILSQVTLGSREALYLTDQSGEIVVGKDRSEPFERTIMPFESNLGEGVIHSKLSGEKQLVSYVQSSITKWTTVGIVPVSELMKDSLLIRNSIMLFGIISVGLAMLMSVFLAFRITEPLRSLIKLMRKVERGDLLVSFPVKQWDEVGHLGKAFNTMVSKLSELGYLLYETEIREKDAQIAALQSKINPHFLYNTLGSISMYAEVEGNQEVVTMTNNLSKLLRYSLSGQKEHVNLGDELNHVRGYMTIQKMRYEDRIDFQLENDEALLACRVIPLIIQPIVENAINHGIDKGVGSGKITLSYKIEDALLRIVIEDDGIGMTQEQLGAIRRRLMFTKDLGGKSGNGLLNVHRRIVLHYGESYGLMLESMPYQGLKVVMTLPVVLKKPDIEEGIAHA; this comes from the coding sequence ATGATTGGGTGGTTTAAAAATCAGGAGCTTGCACGAAAGTTAATCTTAATTAATTTTATACTTATCGTGCTCCCACTCAGTATAATGGGTTATTTCGCATTCACTCGGTTTGCTGCGACGCTTGAGCAAAAGGTCGGCGACTATCAATTGCAGACGCTTAAGCAATTAACGCTGAATATCGACACCTACATGGCGGAATTAGATCGCTTAACGCTTATGCCTTATCAATATGAGCAAATTATTGCGTTTCTCGAGAGCAAAAGAATGATCGGGCAGGCGCTGACGCTGGAAGAAATCAAGCAGTTAAACAGTTTCGTTTCACAGGTGTTTCTGAACGGGCGGATTGATATTGTCGGTGTATCCTTGTTTGGAGAAAGCGGAGCATCCTATGTTGTGCTGCCGGAAAGCCAGTATGTCACAAATTACCGTCTGGATGAAAATGCAGAGTGGCTCAAAAACGAGCAGGTCAGCAATGGACAATCCACATTTATTGCGACCCATAATATTCAATCGACGAGCGGCACGATTTATCCTGTTTTCTCGATTGCGAGGGAGCTGCGCAGCTTCGATACGGGGAAAAAGCTAGGCTATATTGTCATTGATGTTGATCCATCTGTCATTCATAAAATTTTATCGCAGGTTACTTTGGGCAGCCGCGAAGCACTATATCTTACCGATCAAAGCGGAGAAATCGTAGTTGGCAAGGATCGTTCAGAGCCGTTTGAGCGTACGATAATGCCATTTGAGAGCAATCTAGGCGAAGGCGTCATCCACTCTAAATTAAGCGGCGAGAAGCAGCTTGTTTCCTATGTTCAGTCATCGATCACCAAATGGACAACGGTAGGGATCGTGCCTGTATCGGAGCTGATGAAGGACAGCTTGCTTATTCGGAATTCGATTATGCTGTTTGGTATTATTAGTGTGGGCTTAGCAATGCTGATGTCCGTATTTCTGGCGTTTCGAATTACGGAGCCGCTGCGCAGTTTAATTAAGCTCATGCGCAAAGTAGAGCGCGGTGACCTGCTTGTATCCTTCCCTGTCAAGCAATGGGATGAGGTAGGGCATTTAGGCAAAGCGTTTAATACGATGGTATCGAAGCTGAGCGAGCTCGGATATTTGCTTTATGAAACAGAAATTCGAGAGAAGGATGCCCAAATTGCGGCATTGCAAAGTAAAATCAATCCCCATTTCCTGTACAATACGCTCGGATCAATTAGCATGTATGCAGAGGTCGAGGGTAATCAAGAGGTTGTGACGATGACGAACAATTTAAGCAAGCTGCTGCGTTACAGCTTGAGCGGACAGAAGGAGCATGTGAACCTCGGAGATGAGCTTAATCATGTCAGGGGTTATATGACCATTCAAAAAATGCGCTATGAGGATCGAATTGACTTTCAACTGGAGAATGATGAAGCTTTATTAGCCTGCAGAGTCATTCCTTTAATCATTCAACCAATTGTAGAAAATGCCATTAATCATGGTATTGACAAAGGGGTTGGAAGCGGGAAAATTACGTTGTCTTACAAAATCGAGGACGCTCTGCTTCGAATCGTCATTGAAGATGACGGCATTGGCATGACGCAGGAGCAGCTGGGAGCCATTCGCCGACGATTGATGTTTACGAAGGATCTTGGCGGGAAGTCTGGCAACGGATTATTAAATGTGCATAGAAGAATCGTGCTTCATTACGGAGAGTCGTATGGCTTAATGCTGGAGAGCATGCCGTATCAAGGTCTGAAGGTAGTCATGACTTTGCCTGTCGTACTTAAGAAGCCTGATATAGAGGAGGGAATTGCTCATGCCTAG
- a CDS encoding AraC family transcriptional regulator, protein MDQTTRHSLKEDRLHGDNMFPLAAYWIEHPEAGIPVLDCHWHAEAEFFCVLEGEVLFQVDTEYFPVRAGEAVFIDGGDIHAGHALGETACSFCAVVFDTHLLASASFDAVQERFISPLQDKKRTFPRHITQNTEWERSLLHHLKSIMSICESEPSGLEIAVKGHLYLMLHEIATKDRYCNRTETSIADSTKIDRLKTAIEYMQHNFHRPIRIAEIAEQIPMSEGQFCRFFKTMTRQTPIEYLNAYRIRQATELLLKAELKISAVALDVGFDHISYFVKVFRKTMKCTPSQFRKKQLEASERRP, encoded by the coding sequence ATGGATCAAACCACTCGTCATTCCTTGAAGGAAGACCGTCTGCATGGCGATAATATGTTTCCGCTCGCAGCCTATTGGATTGAGCATCCTGAGGCTGGCATTCCTGTTCTAGATTGTCATTGGCATGCAGAGGCTGAATTTTTTTGTGTGCTTGAAGGCGAAGTGCTTTTTCAGGTTGATACTGAATATTTCCCCGTTCGAGCTGGGGAAGCGGTCTTTATCGACGGAGGCGATATCCATGCTGGACATGCACTTGGTGAAACCGCCTGTTCGTTTTGCGCAGTTGTATTCGACACACATTTGCTGGCAAGTGCCAGCTTTGATGCTGTACAGGAGCGTTTTATATCCCCGCTTCAGGATAAGAAACGAACGTTTCCTAGACATATTACTCAAAACACCGAGTGGGAACGCAGCTTGCTCCACCATTTGAAGAGCATTATGAGCATTTGCGAGAGCGAGCCGTCCGGCCTCGAGATTGCCGTGAAGGGGCATTTATATTTAATGCTCCACGAGATCGCAACGAAGGATCGCTACTGCAATCGAACGGAGACAAGCATTGCCGACTCCACAAAAATTGACAGGCTGAAGACCGCTATCGAATATATGCAGCATAATTTCCATCGTCCGATTCGCATCGCTGAGATTGCTGAACAGATTCCGATGAGTGAAGGACAATTTTGCCGCTTCTTTAAGACGATGACCAGGCAGACGCCAATCGAATACTTAAATGCATATCGAATCAGACAAGCAACGGAGCTGCTGCTAAAAGCCGAGCTCAAAATATCGGCTGTAGCCCTTGATGTCGGCTTTGATCATATTAGCTACTTTGTTAAAGTATTTCGCAAAACGATGAAATGTACACCCTCACAATTCCGAAAAAAACAGCTGGAAGCGTCAGAACGCCGTCCATAA
- a CDS encoding response regulator, translating into MPRIVIVDDESIFRKGLRKMIADLDPDWEVVGEARDGYEALQLAQEIHPDALLTDIRMPRMDGIQLQQMMRERFPQVLCVVISGFDDFVYVQQSMRQGAIDYMMKPIEREELAKVLSMLKEKIHLQQSIPVNKSHREEYQILQHVSEHLVTGLLRGSVNEADLELLKTVGIHFQEPYFTCMVIKLDKNSIGSERYNHADPSLFQLYIQQLVQEVLSRRTNGFCFIMSETKVVALLNIPDQEKAMLTVREIGETIRRQITSLSNMTVTIGIGQAAEGVRLISNAYNEAEIALLHRLILGGDRVLVYSDMVQVDSFNNGEAMAVSWDRLEQAINEGKQEGVLCAAEVFINELCTHAGAPEAVHQQLCKLLIYYYEIAGKLGLTKQWLGMKDMKAVLFHICSISSREELVEECSQLLVRLTECIASSTMQPEHDPIEKSIRYIELHYSKALTLKEVADNVYLNAAYFSTLFKQRTGKSFIERLTEIRILEAKRRMAQSDHKVANIAEQTGFSSIRHFNRVFKNETGMSPKEYRDQIHS; encoded by the coding sequence ATGCCTAGAATCGTTATCGTTGATGACGAATCGATATTTCGCAAAGGCTTGCGCAAAATGATTGCAGACCTTGACCCGGATTGGGAAGTTGTAGGAGAAGCAAGGGACGGGTATGAAGCTCTGCAATTGGCCCAGGAAATTCATCCGGATGCGCTTCTGACAGACATCAGAATGCCTCGAATGGATGGCATTCAGCTGCAGCAAATGATGCGAGAGCGATTTCCGCAAGTGTTATGCGTAGTGATAAGCGGCTTTGATGATTTTGTTTATGTGCAGCAATCGATGAGACAAGGTGCGATCGATTATATGATGAAGCCGATCGAGCGCGAGGAGCTTGCGAAAGTACTAAGTATGCTGAAAGAGAAGATTCATTTGCAGCAAAGCATCCCGGTAAACAAATCGCATCGTGAGGAGTATCAAATCCTTCAGCATGTAAGCGAGCATCTCGTTACGGGGCTGCTGCGAGGCAGTGTGAATGAAGCTGATTTAGAGCTGCTTAAGACCGTGGGGATTCATTTTCAAGAGCCGTATTTCACATGTATGGTCATTAAGCTGGATAAAAACTCAATTGGCAGCGAGCGCTATAATCATGCGGACCCCTCTTTGTTCCAATTGTATATTCAGCAGCTTGTGCAGGAGGTGCTGAGCAGGAGAACGAATGGTTTTTGCTTCATTATGTCGGAGACCAAGGTAGTAGCTTTGCTTAACATTCCTGATCAGGAGAAAGCGATGCTTACAGTAAGAGAAATAGGAGAGACTATTCGCAGGCAAATCACTTCTCTTTCCAATATGACGGTAACCATCGGTATCGGTCAGGCGGCTGAAGGTGTGAGGTTAATCTCGAATGCCTACAACGAGGCGGAAATCGCACTGCTTCACCGTCTTATTTTGGGTGGTGACAGGGTGCTTGTCTACAGTGACATGGTTCAAGTAGACAGCTTTAATAATGGCGAGGCAATGGCAGTCTCTTGGGACAGGCTGGAGCAGGCGATTAACGAGGGCAAACAAGAGGGAGTACTCTGCGCAGCAGAGGTGTTTATTAATGAGCTTTGTACTCATGCAGGGGCTCCTGAGGCCGTGCATCAACAGCTTTGCAAGCTGCTCATTTATTATTATGAGATTGCAGGCAAGCTTGGACTGACGAAGCAGTGGCTTGGAATGAAGGATATGAAAGCTGTTCTTTTCCATATTTGCTCTATCTCATCACGCGAGGAACTCGTGGAGGAATGCTCGCAGCTGCTTGTTCGTTTAACGGAATGCATCGCGAGCAGCACGATGCAGCCCGAGCATGATCCGATTGAAAAGTCGATTCGTTATATCGAGCTGCATTACTCTAAAGCGCTGACACTTAAGGAGGTTGCAGACAATGTTTATTTGAATGCAGCTTATTTCAGTACTTTGTTTAAGCAGCGAACAGGTAAATCATTTATTGAACGTCTGACTGAAATTCGAATTTTGGAGGCCAAGCGGAGAATGGCTCAATCAGACCACAAAGTCGCGAATATCGCCGAGCAAACCGGCTTCTCCAGCATTCGGCATTTTAATCGCGTCTTCAAAAACGAAACGGGAATGTCGCCTAAAGAATACCGCGATCAAATTCATAGTTGA
- a CDS encoding 3-dehydroquinate dehydratase: protein MKTMLLFQNKTIPVYLTDTNKQAIEKLTAILNRKLTTGKNALKTCLKSLISVEIVGSEATLHSYFERDTLTISLY, encoded by the coding sequence ATGAAAACTATGCTGCTGTTTCAAAATAAAACGATACCTGTCTATTTAACCGATACGAATAAACAAGCCATTGAGAAGCTTACCGCCATACTTAATCGGAAGCTGACCACAGGTAAAAATGCTTTGAAGACCTGTCTTAAATCGTTGATAAGTGTAGAAATCGTCGGTAGTGAAGCCACTCTTCATTCTTATTTCGAACGTGATACTTTAACCATTTCACTTTACTAA
- a CDS encoding ABC transporter substrate-binding protein — MMTKVKRSMLLALIGLILAAMVSCSSAEDKNNVAQTEQEKKQTVVRLEYWTPFSGGDNQFMTEMVDRFNAENPGIKVVQVNSRLDDYYSRLRTAIMSGSAPDLAILHQTSLPQFVQNGYIEQLSESAKQIGLDWTGFNKNILESTVYDGQPYAVPLDTHALVLYYNKTYLREAGLLDERSKPIIAKSTDGFTAFLQKLKTSIPPGVAPMAQPSTRIDSVWLWWSLYNQLQGGGAFYNEEVNNAVFNNPQALQALTYVDGLYKAKLIPPDINDSFKLFYDGDAAVLITGMWGTGAFEKADSLDFGVIPMPVLYDHPAVWGDSHTLAIPKKHGMTDEKKRAALIFAKWCVEHGAMWAEAGHVPSVTKVVASEPFNSLNYRSDYAATANYVAYWPRHVRQWSIVEILIQEFEKMNYSQQTPEQTLEAAVKRVNIELRK, encoded by the coding sequence ATGATGACTAAAGTAAAGCGGAGCATGCTATTGGCATTAATTGGCCTCATACTTGCTGCAATGGTTAGCTGCTCCTCAGCAGAGGATAAGAATAACGTAGCTCAAACGGAGCAAGAGAAGAAGCAAACCGTCGTTCGTCTTGAATATTGGACCCCATTTAGCGGTGGCGACAATCAGTTTATGACGGAAATGGTTGACCGTTTCAATGCAGAAAATCCAGGTATCAAGGTTGTACAGGTCAATTCTCGTTTAGATGACTACTATTCTAGATTACGGACGGCTATTATGTCTGGCAGCGCTCCGGATCTTGCTATTTTGCATCAAACGAGCTTGCCGCAGTTCGTTCAGAATGGCTATATTGAGCAGCTGTCTGAATCGGCGAAGCAAATTGGGCTGGACTGGACGGGCTTCAATAAAAACATACTAGAATCTACTGTATATGATGGTCAGCCGTATGCTGTGCCGCTTGATACGCACGCCCTTGTCCTCTATTACAATAAAACCTATTTAAGAGAAGCTGGCTTATTAGATGAACGCAGTAAACCCATCATTGCCAAAAGCACCGATGGGTTCACCGCATTCCTCCAGAAGCTGAAGACATCTATTCCGCCTGGCGTAGCTCCTATGGCTCAGCCAAGTACGCGGATTGACTCTGTGTGGCTTTGGTGGAGTCTATACAATCAGCTGCAAGGTGGCGGAGCATTTTATAATGAGGAAGTGAATAATGCGGTTTTTAACAATCCGCAAGCTTTGCAAGCGTTAACTTATGTAGATGGCTTATACAAAGCGAAGCTCATACCACCGGATATTAACGATTCCTTTAAACTGTTTTATGATGGCGATGCTGCGGTGCTTATAACCGGCATGTGGGGAACAGGTGCTTTCGAGAAGGCGGACTCCTTAGACTTCGGTGTGATTCCGATGCCTGTTTTATACGATCATCCTGCGGTTTGGGGCGATTCACACACGCTTGCGATACCGAAAAAGCATGGGATGACAGACGAGAAAAAACGTGCGGCGCTTATCTTTGCGAAATGGTGTGTGGAGCATGGTGCGATGTGGGCGGAAGCAGGACATGTGCCGAGCGTGACTAAGGTTGTAGCTAGTGAGCCGTTTAACAGCTTGAATTACCGAAGCGACTATGCGGCTACTGCTAATTATGTAGCGTATTGGCCGCGTCATGTGAGACAGTGGTCGATCGTGGAAATACTTATACAAGAATTTGAAAAGATGAATTACTCTCAGCAAACGCCTGAGCAAACGCTGGAGGCTGCTGTGAAGCGGGTTAATATCGAGCTGCGGAAGTAA
- a CDS encoding glycoside hydrolase family 2 produces MTNQLRAEYPRPQHVRQNWLNLNGEWEFEYDDENAGQGLKWNLGQSSFSKKIQVPFAFQSKLSGIGDPDFHDTVWYRKAVSIPDSFKGKRVILHFGAVDYEASVWVNGEKVAYHEGGHTPFFADITDALADEDNVIVVKAVDYSKDVTLPRGKQYWLQDSASIFYTRTTGIWQTVWIEAVDNIHLEKVKFTPHLDTNEIEVDAYFKGVASNAKISLKVDIVFEGQPVTSDIYSISSNQSKRTIGLQDFNDHGLGRWWSPEKPSLYDIQFTVLEDGAVVDEVSSYFGMRKISIEAGKLSLNNRPYQMKLVLDQGYFPDGNLTPPSDDAIRRDVELTKEMGFNGARKHQKIEDPRYLYWCDKLGLLVWGEAANAYQYSNDYVRKFTKEWQEAIERDYNHPSIVVWVPLNESWGVPNILIDKQQQQHALSMYYLTKSLDPTRPVISNDGWEMVETDLYNIHDYEWREDVLTQRYGSVAAAIAARPANRELSVGGFEYSGQPILVTEFGGIAYKKSEWEGWGYSGADNDEDYAAKLEAVIKPIRVSSVVQGYCYTQLTDVEQEINGLLTYDRKPKIPLEIIRAINEGI; encoded by the coding sequence ATGACAAATCAATTACGAGCAGAGTACCCAAGACCGCAGCATGTTAGACAAAACTGGCTTAATTTAAATGGGGAGTGGGAGTTTGAATATGATGATGAGAATGCGGGTCAAGGCTTAAAATGGAACCTTGGCCAATCCTCCTTCTCCAAAAAAATTCAAGTGCCGTTTGCTTTCCAAAGCAAGCTGAGCGGCATTGGCGATCCTGATTTCCATGATACGGTATGGTACCGCAAGGCGGTTTCGATTCCAGATTCATTTAAAGGGAAACGAGTAATATTGCATTTTGGGGCTGTGGACTATGAGGCTTCTGTTTGGGTTAATGGTGAGAAGGTTGCCTATCACGAAGGCGGACATACACCGTTTTTCGCTGATATTACGGATGCATTAGCTGACGAGGACAATGTGATCGTTGTCAAAGCGGTTGACTACAGCAAAGATGTTACCCTTCCGCGCGGCAAGCAGTATTGGCTACAAGACTCGGCGAGTATCTTTTACACGCGTACGACTGGCATTTGGCAGACGGTGTGGATAGAGGCGGTAGACAACATTCATTTGGAGAAGGTGAAATTCACTCCACATTTGGATACGAATGAAATCGAAGTGGATGCGTATTTCAAAGGTGTGGCATCAAATGCGAAAATCTCTCTAAAGGTTGATATTGTATTTGAGGGTCAGCCCGTTACGAGTGACATCTATTCAATTAGCAGCAATCAGAGCAAGCGTACGATTGGGCTGCAGGATTTTAACGATCATGGACTTGGACGCTGGTGGTCTCCTGAGAAACCAAGCTTATATGATATTCAATTTACGGTTTTGGAAGACGGCGCAGTGGTTGATGAGGTATCGAGCTATTTCGGGATGCGCAAAATTTCAATCGAGGCGGGCAAGCTAAGTCTCAATAACCGTCCGTACCAAATGAAGCTCGTGCTCGATCAGGGGTACTTCCCGGACGGAAACCTTACGCCTCCAAGTGATGATGCAATCCGTAGAGACGTGGAACTGACTAAGGAAATGGGATTCAACGGTGCGCGCAAGCATCAAAAAATTGAAGATCCGCGTTATTTGTATTGGTGTGATAAGCTTGGCCTTCTCGTCTGGGGAGAAGCGGCAAACGCATATCAGTATTCGAATGATTATGTTCGCAAGTTTACGAAGGAATGGCAGGAAGCGATCGAGCGTGATTATAACCACCCGAGTATCGTCGTATGGGTTCCGCTGAATGAAAGCTGGGGTGTCCCTAACATCCTGATAGACAAGCAGCAGCAGCAGCATGCGCTATCGATGTATTATTTGACGAAATCGCTGGACCCGACAAGACCGGTCATTTCTAATGATGGCTGGGAGATGGTTGAGACAGACTTGTACAACATTCATGATTATGAATGGAGAGAGGACGTTCTAACGCAAAGGTACGGCTCAGTTGCGGCAGCAATAGCGGCAAGACCAGCCAATCGCGAGCTATCTGTCGGAGGTTTTGAATACAGCGGCCAGCCTATTCTAGTCACAGAGTTTGGCGGCATAGCCTATAAGAAGAGCGAATGGGAAGGCTGGGGCTACTCCGGCGCAGATAATGATGAAGATTATGCAGCTAAGCTAGAAGCAGTTATTAAGCCTATTCGCGTATCGAGCGTTGTACAGGGCTACTGCTATACCCAGCTTACGGATGTTGAACAGGAAATTAATGGACTGCTGACGTATGATCGCAAGCCAAAGATACCGCTAGAAATCATTCGTGCGATTAACGAAGGCATATAA